The following are encoded together in the Deltaproteobacteria bacterium genome:
- a CDS encoding enoyl-CoA hydratase, giving the protein MSDSVLLIEKSAGIATLTLNRPESMNALSSELRTTFTQAFADLKADPDIGVVILTGAGRAFCAGLDLRELSATGMDIQGPVVGGPTDVVRAMEAFDRPIIGAINGFAITGGFEVALACDILIASSAARFADTHARVGVMPGWGLSQKLSRAIGVYRAKELSLTGNYLSAAQAEAWGLVNRVVAPEELLPTCRVLAKDMLSCVPEMVRSMKQVIDDGYAASLADGLTIEHDAWAEHARTVTPESIAERRANIQQRGRNQSA; this is encoded by the coding sequence ATGTCAGACTCCGTTTTGCTCATCGAAAAAAGCGCCGGCATCGCCACCCTCACACTTAACCGCCCGGAATCCATGAACGCCCTCTCTAGTGAGTTGCGCACTACCTTTACTCAGGCGTTCGCTGACCTCAAAGCCGACCCCGACATCGGCGTCGTTATCCTGACCGGAGCCGGGCGTGCGTTCTGCGCCGGACTCGATCTACGAGAACTCAGCGCTACGGGCATGGATATCCAAGGTCCGGTGGTCGGCGGACCGACGGACGTTGTGCGCGCGATGGAAGCGTTCGACCGACCGATCATCGGTGCCATCAACGGGTTCGCCATTACTGGCGGCTTTGAAGTGGCGCTCGCCTGCGACATCCTCATCGCCTCGTCGGCGGCACGGTTCGCCGACACCCACGCGCGGGTCGGTGTGATGCCGGGCTGGGGACTCAGCCAAAAACTGTCCCGTGCGATCGGCGTGTATCGTGCCAAGGAACTCTCATTAACCGGCAATTATCTGTCCGCCGCGCAAGCCGAGGCGTGGGGCTTGGTCAACCGCGTGGTTGCTCCGGAAGAACTGCTGCCGACCTGCCGCGTGTTAGCCAAAGACATGCTGTCGTGCGTACCGGAAATGGTGCGCTCCATGAAGCAGGTCATCGACGATGGCTATGCCGCGTCGCTCGCCGACGGGCTCACAATTGAGCATGACGCTTGGGCGGAACATGCCCGCACCGTCACGCCGGAATCCATTGCCGAACGCCGCGCCAACATCCAGCAACGCGGGCGCAACCAGTCCGCTTAG
- a CDS encoding alpha/beta hydrolase, whose amino-acid sequence MPFTTVRDLRMHYDIRGNGPRVLFISGTGGDLRRSPNAFDWPLTQQFEVLAYDQRGLGQTDRPDIPYTMTDYAADADALMQTLGWESAMVIGVSFGGMVAQEFAIRYQQRVSKLVLCCTSSGGAGGASYPLHEFIGLAPEAYARRVVELVDNRRDTTWQATHAQEFQTLLNDTLAGFKVGANEPNRAIGARRQIEARKDHDTFDRLPTLKMPVLICGGHYDTIASVANQEAMLKQIPNATLELFEGGHLFFVQDPRAYERIGAFLRG is encoded by the coding sequence ATGCCATTCACCACCGTCCGCGATTTGCGCATGCATTACGACATCCGTGGCAATGGTCCACGAGTTCTCTTCATCAGCGGCACCGGCGGCGATTTACGTCGCTCGCCCAATGCCTTCGACTGGCCACTAACGCAACAGTTCGAGGTCTTGGCGTACGATCAGCGTGGCCTCGGGCAAACGGATCGTCCGGACATTCCTTACACCATGACGGATTACGCGGCGGACGCCGACGCACTCATGCAAACCCTAGGCTGGGAAAGTGCAATGGTCATTGGCGTCTCCTTCGGTGGTATGGTGGCGCAAGAGTTTGCGATTCGTTACCAACAGCGCGTCAGCAAGCTCGTGCTCTGCTGCACCAGCAGCGGCGGCGCTGGCGGCGCTTCGTATCCGTTGCACGAGTTCATCGGACTCGCGCCCGAAGCCTATGCACGACGAGTCGTCGAGCTGGTAGACAACCGCCGCGACACGACATGGCAAGCCACCCATGCGCAAGAGTTTCAGACCTTGCTTAACGACACGCTGGCTGGGTTCAAAGTTGGGGCCAACGAACCCAATCGCGCCATCGGTGCGCGGCGACAGATCGAAGCGCGCAAAGACCACGACACCTTCGACCGCTTGCCAACGCTGAAGATGCCGGTGCTCATCTGTGGCGGGCACTACGACACCATCGCCTCGGTTGCGAATCAGGAAGCCATGCTCAAACAAATTCCCAACGCTACGCTCGAACTGTTCGAGGGCGGGCATCTCTTCTTCGTTCAGGACCCACGCGCATATGAGCGGATCGGGGCGTTTTTGCGCGGGTAG
- a CDS encoding nuclear transport factor 2 family protein, with translation MSEEALKRDTEAIADLIIRYNWAIDHGDFQGWADCFAPEGVFAGVIGQYSAHSELARFTADVKKLQETSPNLRHYVTNIQTEVNGDRARSRCFLMMTSTTKEHGTTIAIAGEYEDDLIKRDGQWRFLRRKVHADAA, from the coding sequence ATGTCCGAAGAGGCACTCAAACGCGACACAGAAGCGATTGCCGACCTGATCATCCGCTACAACTGGGCCATTGACCACGGGGATTTCCAAGGGTGGGCGGATTGTTTCGCTCCAGAAGGCGTTTTTGCCGGCGTGATCGGCCAGTACTCCGCACACAGCGAGCTGGCGCGGTTCACTGCCGACGTGAAGAAATTACAGGAAACCTCGCCAAACCTGCGCCATTACGTCACCAACATCCAGACAGAGGTGAACGGGGATCGCGCGCGGTCTCGCTGTTTCCTCATGATGACCTCCACAACCAAAGAACACGGAACAACCATCGCAATTGCCGGCGAGTATGAAGACGATCTCATCAAACGCGATGGGCAGTGGCGTTTTCTCCGCCGTAAGGTTCACGCGGATGCAGCTTAG
- a CDS encoding DUF2283 domain-containing protein, which translates to MKIKYFQDTDTLYIELREVEVAETKDLDENTLLDLDQNGNLCGLTIEHARERADSPHFSYEQIAV; encoded by the coding sequence ATGAAGATAAAATATTTTCAGGACACCGACACGTTGTACATCGAGCTGCGCGAGGTTGAAGTAGCCGAGACTAAGGATCTGGATGAGAACACGCTGCTCGATCTTGACCAGAACGGCAATCTGTGTGGCCTGACCATTGAGCATGCGCGAGAGCGTGCCGACAGCCCTCACTTTTCCTATGAGCAGATCGCGGTCTGA